The Halomonas elongata DSM 2581 DNA segment GCCGCGGTCGATGCCATCGCCGGGCTGGGGCTGGATCGCTACGGCATCCTGCTGATGATCGTGCTCGTCTACCTGCTGCTCGGTTGCTTCTTCGACGGCATCTCCCTGCTGCTGATGACCCTGCCCATCACCTTTCCGATGGTCACCAGCCTGGGCTTCGATCCCGTCTGGTTCGGCGTCATCGTGACGCTGCTGATGGAGATCGGCATGATCACGCCGCCGGTGGGACTCAACCTGTTCGTGCTCTGCTCGATCACGCGCAATGAGGTGACGTTGCCCGATGCTGCCTGGGCCTCGTTGCCCTATTGGTTGATCCTGCTGGGGGCGGTGGGCACCTTCACGGCCTTCCCGGAGCTGATTCTCTGGCTCCCCAATCTGATGTAGTCCGACGCTCTCGGCGGTCACGCCGAGGGGCTTTCCAGGGGCACTGGGCGCGTCGACCACGCCTCGTGCCCCGCCCGGCACCTCTCGGGGCGGTGTATACCGGCCGCGCCGGCTACTCTTCCAACATCCCTTAATCAGGTCCGGTCGAGATGACAATGCTCACCGGTCACAGATATGGCGAAAAGCGCCCGATTCGACAGTCCCCTGATCAGCAAGAACCGGGCCTTCATCGAGGTGGAGACCGGCGAGGCTCCGATCGTCGACAGCCGGCGAATTGCCTTTGTCCTGTTCGAGCATTTCTCCTTGATGGCCTTCACCGGGGCGATGGATGCCCTGGTGACGGCCAATCTGGTCAAGGCACCGGTGGAGTACGAGGTTACGGTCGTGAGCATCGATGGTCGCCGGGCCATGAGCGACCTGGGCATCGAAGTCGCCGTCGACGATTCCCTGGAGGATCTCCAGGAAGAGACGCTCGATTACCTCATACTGTGCGGTGGCTATCGCCTCGAGATGCATGCAACTCCCGAGCTCAGGGTTAAACTTCGTGCCGCGGACTACGCGGGGTGCATGCTGGGAGGGCTTTGGAACGGCGCGTATTTCATTGCCGAGGCTGGCCTGCTGGATGGATACGAATGCGCCTTCCATCCCGACGGGCGCGCCATGATGCTGGAAGAGTTCCCGGCGGTGACAATCTCCTCGCAGAACCATGTCCTGGATCGTGACCGGGTGAGTTGCGCCGGCGCCAACAGCTCTCTGGACATGATGCTGTCGATCATTAGCCGGGACTGCGATATAGCCTGTATCAGTGCCATCGAGGAGGTGCTGAGCTGTGACAAGGCCGCGGAGGCGATCGATACCTCCGTGATCAGCATCGACCGGGACCTGTCGTTGCCGCAGTCGCTCAGGAATGCGCTGGAGCTGATGCACCACAATATCGACGAGCCATTGTCGATCGGTGAACTGGCGACCTGTGTCGATGTCTCGAGGCGCCAACTGGAACGCCTGTTCGGCCGCTGCCTGGAGACGACACCGGCGCGCTACTATCTGGAACTGCGCCTGACCCGGGCGCGACAACTATTGCAGCAGACCAACAAGGATCTCGCCGATATCGCCGTGGCGGCGGGGTTCGTCAGTATTTCCCACTTTCGCCGTTGCTTCAGTCAACTGTTCGGCGTTTCGCCCGGGCGCTTCCGCAAAGCGTCGCGCCAGGCCCGGTGACGGTCGCTCGGGCTGACTCGCATGAGATGCCCAAACGCACGCGGCCCCTGTTTCCAGGGGCCGCGAAGCGTCGATGTGCGGCAGGACGAGAGACTTACTCGCTGAAGTACTTGGACTCGATTTCGGCGTAGGTGCCGTTTTCCTTCAGAGTGGCGAGTGCCTCGTTGAAGGCCGCGGCCAGTTCCTCGTCGCGCTTGCGGAAGGCGATACCGAAGCCGTCGCCGAAGTATTGCTTGGGCTCGGTGATCTGCTCGCCCACGGTCTTGTAGTCACCCGCCTCGCTGTCGAGCAGGGTGGACTTGCCCACCGGGAAGTCGAGGAAGACGATGTCCAGGCGGCCGGAATCCATGTCCAGGACCATGTCGTCGGCGGTGGCGTAACGGTTCACGTCGGCCACGTCGCCGTACATGTCGGTGACATAGTTGTCCTGCAGCGTACCGCGCTGCACGCCGATGGACATGTCCTCGAGCGTTTCGGCGTCGGGCGTTTCGATTTCGCTGTCCGCCGGTGCGAACCAGGCGGAGGGCGGAGTGAAGTAGGGATCGGAGAACAGCACCTGCTCACGGCGTTTGTCGTTGATGGTCATTGACGACATGATGGCGTCGTACTTGCGGGCCATCAGGCCGGGGATGATGCCGTCCCATCCCTGAACGACCCACTCGCACTCGATGCCGATCTCTTCGCACATGGCGTTGCCGAGCTCGATGTCGAAGCCGGTCAGTTCGCCATCGGCCGTGCGATATTCCATGGGCTCGTAGGGCACGTCGACACCGATGCGGATGTCGCGGACCTCGGCGTTGGCGACACCGGCGATCATGCCGGCGCCCAGCACGCCGATGCTCAGGAGCTTGTTGAGTTTCATAGGTAGTTTTCCCTTTTTGTTGATAGCTTCACCGCGGGAGCGCGAGCCGCCCTGGGTGATGACCTATCCACCATAGCCGAAGGCCGGGTGGGTCGAAAGACCGTGAACGAACGCCGTGAACCAACGTTCGTTCGACGGTCGTCAGCCGCTGGCCGGCTTGAGATGGGCGAGTAGCCGCTTCTCCAGGTGGCGGAAGAAGTAGATGATCGTGAACGTCAGGCAGAGGTAGATGGCCGCGACGAACAGGAAGGCGTCGAAGGGCGCGTAGAAGCGCGCATAGACGAAACGGGCCGCCCCGGTCAGGTCCATGATGGTCACCACACTGGCGATGGCGCTGGCATGGAGCATGAAGATCACCTCGTTGCCATAGGCCGGCAGGGCGCGGCGGAAGGCGCTGGGCAATACGATGCGTCGCAGCATCAGGGCGCGGGACATGCCGTAGGCGCGGGCGGCTTCGATCTCGCCCTTGGGCGTCGACTTGATGGCGCCGCGGAATATCTCGGTGGTGTAGGCGCCGGTATTCAGCGTGAAGGCGATCAATGCCGGCACGAAGGGCTTCTCGAGGATGACCCACAGCCAGGTGTCCTGGATGCCCTCGACGAAGACCACGCCGTAGTAGATCAGGTAGAGCTGGACCAGCAGCGGCGTGCCCCGGAACACATAGCAATAGAAGAAGATCGGCAGGCGAATCCAGGCATGCTTGGAACCGCGGCCGATGGCCAGTGGCACGGCCAGCACCAGGCCGATGATCAGCGAGAGGAAGACCAGTTGGACGGTGGTCACCAGGCCTTCGCCATAGTAGGAGAGGGTCTGCAGGGTGAAGATGCTGTTGTCGGCCAGTTGGGCCTGCAGCCAGTTCATCAGGCTTTCCATCAGTCCGCCTCCCCGTAGCCGATGTCATAGCGCTTCTGCAGTCGCGCGAAGCCCCATTCGGAGACGCTGGCGATCAGCAGATAGACGATGGCGACGATGATCATGAAGGTGAAGGGCTCGCGGGTGGCCTTGGAGGCCTCGGCGGCTACCCGGACCATGTCGGAGAGGCCGATCACCGAGACCAGCGCGGTGGTCTTGAGCAGTACCATCCAGTTGTTCGAGAGCCCCGGCAGGGCGTGACGCATCATCTGCGGGAAGCGGATGCGGCGGAACACCAGCCAGTGGGACATGCCATAGGCGCGCCCGGCTTCGATCTGGCCGTTGTCCACGGCAAGGAAGGCGCCGCGAAACGTTTCGCCCATGTAGGCCCCGAAGATCAGGCCGATGGTCACCACGCCGGCGACGAATTCGTTGATGTTGATGAAGATGTCGATGTCGAACCGGGCGTAGAGCCAGTCGGTGAACATGTTGACGCCGATCTGGCCGCCGAAGAACAGCAGCATCATCAACACCAGGTCGGGCACCCCGCGGATCAGGGTGGTGTAGAGGGTGCCGAGGCGATGCAGCAGCCAGTTGCGCGACATCTTGGCGCTGGCGGTGATCAAGCCGAGTACGACGGCGAGTATCAGCGACAGAACCGCCAGTTCGACGGTGACCAGGGCGCCTTCCGCGAGGCGCGGGCCGTAGCCGTGCAGGTCGATCATGGGAGTCTCCTCATCCGGGTCGCCTCAGTGCTTGGGCGCCAGGAACTGCTTGAGCCGCTCGGAGGTCGGGTTGCCGAGGACCTGATCGGGCGGTCCGGCTTCCTCTACCTGCCCCTGGTGCAGGTAGATCACCTGGGTGGAGACGTCGCGGGCGAAGGCCATCTCGTGGGTCACCACGATCATGGTGCGGCCTTCCTCGGCGAGATCTCGCATGACCTTGAGCACGTCGCCGACCAGTTCCGGGTCCAGCGCCGAGGTGGGCTCGTCGAACAGCATCACTTCCGGATCCATGGCCAGTGCCCTGGCGATGGCGCCGCGCTGTTGCTGGCCGCCGGAGAGCTGTGCCGGATAGTAGTCGGCGCGGTCTGCGAGGCCGACACGCTCGAGCAGTTGCCGGGCGTGTTCGATCGCCTCGCGCTTCGACTTGCCGAGCACATGGACCGGCGCCTCGATGACGTTCTCGAGCAGCGTCATGTGGGCCCACAGATTGAAGCTCTGGAACACCATGGAAAGCTTGGCGCGCATGTCGACGACCTGCTTCCAGTCGGCCGGCTCGCGGCCGTGGCGCGTTTCCTTGAAGCGGATGGACTCGCCGTGAACGATCAACTCGCCCTCGTTGGGCTGTTCCAGCAGATTCATGCAGCGCAGGAAGGTGCTCTTGCCGGAGCCGGAGGCTCCGATGAGGGTGATGACGTCACCCTTGTGGGCCTGCAGGGACAGGCCCTTGAGGACTTCTGTATCGCCGAAGCGCTTGGTGATGTTGCGCACTTCCAGCGGGATCGGGGTATCGGCCATGAAGCGGACTCCAGTTCGGGTAAGGTCGCCTGGGTCGGGACCGGGCAGCGTGTGGGCCGGCGCGAAAAGGTGGGCGATTCTAACAGGCCAGACGGTTGTCGACAGGCCGTGTTGTGTCTTCGAGGGTGCGACCTTGGTCTATGGAGGCAGTGGTTCGATGCATAAAATAACTCCAAGTTGTTGTTATTTTGCAGTTTTATTGATCGTTTGAGAAGCGTTTAAGACGTGAATATCACGTCTCTTCATCCGGGACGGGTGTCACCAGCAGGGCCGCCCGAGCGCCGAGTTCGACCCTGGCGTTGGGGAATACCACACGCAAGGGGGTGTCGCCGACGGTGAAGGGGCCGGCCTCGGCATCCTCCGCCAGGCGCGTGCCGGGAGCGAATTCGGTGAAATTCGGTGTGTCGTCGGGAAAGCATAGCCGGAAGGCCTCGGCATGGCGGAACAGCTCGTGCTCGACCCGGAAGAAGGCCATCCGCGAAGGGGACGCCGAGGCGGGTTCGCGCCCCTCGAGCAGCGCATCGAGCAATTGACCCATGGGGGCCAGCGGGGCGAGATCGTTGGCACCGAAGGGCAGGGCGCGTCCCAGCTCCAGGGTGAAGGCCTGAGCGCCGTGGTAATGCTTGCCGTAGTGGGAGAAGGTCCAGCTATGGTCGTGCTGGTGAAGCACTGCCTGGATGTCGGCGCCGGCCAGCCATTGCCATTGCTCCGGCGTGGTGACGGCATCGGCAAAGGGCTCCACCGCGAAGCGCGGGTACTGGCTGTCGCGGATCGCCGTGTGCAGGTCGTAGTGCAAACGGGTACGGCCCGGGTGGCGGACATAGAAAGTATCCACCGCTTCCATCAGTTGGCGCGCTCGATCCGG contains these protein-coding regions:
- a CDS encoding ABC transporter permease yields the protein MIDLHGYGPRLAEGALVTVELAVLSLILAVVLGLITASAKMSRNWLLHRLGTLYTTLIRGVPDLVLMMLLFFGGQIGVNMFTDWLYARFDIDIFININEFVAGVVTIGLIFGAYMGETFRGAFLAVDNGQIEAGRAYGMSHWLVFRRIRFPQMMRHALPGLSNNWMVLLKTTALVSVIGLSDMVRVAAEASKATREPFTFMIIVAIVYLLIASVSEWGFARLQKRYDIGYGEAD
- a CDS encoding ABC transporter substrate-binding protein; the protein is MKLNKLLSIGVLGAGMIAGVANAEVRDIRIGVDVPYEPMEYRTADGELTGFDIELGNAMCEEIGIECEWVVQGWDGIIPGLMARKYDAIMSSMTINDKRREQVLFSDPYFTPPSAWFAPADSEIETPDAETLEDMSIGVQRGTLQDNYVTDMYGDVADVNRYATADDMVLDMDSGRLDIVFLDFPVGKSTLLDSEAGDYKTVGEQITEPKQYFGDGFGIAFRKRDEELAAAFNEALATLKENGTYAEIESKYFSE
- a CDS encoding ABC transporter permease → MESLMNWLQAQLADNSIFTLQTLSYYGEGLVTTVQLVFLSLIIGLVLAVPLAIGRGSKHAWIRLPIFFYCYVFRGTPLLVQLYLIYYGVVFVEGIQDTWLWVILEKPFVPALIAFTLNTGAYTTEIFRGAIKSTPKGEIEAARAYGMSRALMLRRIVLPSAFRRALPAYGNEVIFMLHASAIASVVTIMDLTGAARFVYARFYAPFDAFLFVAAIYLCLTFTIIYFFRHLEKRLLAHLKPASG
- a CDS encoding succinylglutamate desuccinylase encodes the protein MLADWLERSLDGSVSAPVQGDIPGGRFRVLGPGLLELTPTADETRTPAVVLSAGIHGNETAPIELLGASLARLEAGLLRLGSPVLVILGNLEAIRAGTRFVNTNLNRLFRRDLAEDGMEPDRARQLMEAVDTFYVRHPGRTRLHYDLHTAIRDSQYPRFAVEPFADAVTTPEQWQWLAGADIQAVLHQHDHSWTFSHYGKHYHGAQAFTLELGRALPFGANDLAPLAPMGQLLDALLEGREPASASPSRMAFFRVEHELFRHAEAFRLCFPDDTPNFTEFAPGTRLAEDAEAGPFTVGDTPLRVVFPNARVELGARAALLVTPVPDEET
- a CDS encoding GlxA family transcriptional regulator, whose amino-acid sequence is MAKSARFDSPLISKNRAFIEVETGEAPIVDSRRIAFVLFEHFSLMAFTGAMDALVTANLVKAPVEYEVTVVSIDGRRAMSDLGIEVAVDDSLEDLQEETLDYLILCGGYRLEMHATPELRVKLRAADYAGCMLGGLWNGAYFIAEAGLLDGYECAFHPDGRAMMLEEFPAVTISSQNHVLDRDRVSCAGANSSLDMMLSIISRDCDIACISAIEEVLSCDKAAEAIDTSVISIDRDLSLPQSLRNALELMHHNIDEPLSIGELATCVDVSRRQLERLFGRCLETTPARYYLELRLTRARQLLQQTNKDLADIAVAAGFVSISHFRRCFSQLFGVSPGRFRKASRQAR
- a CDS encoding ABC transporter ATP-binding protein → MADTPIPLEVRNITKRFGDTEVLKGLSLQAHKGDVITLIGASGSGKSTFLRCMNLLEQPNEGELIVHGESIRFKETRHGREPADWKQVVDMRAKLSMVFQSFNLWAHMTLLENVIEAPVHVLGKSKREAIEHARQLLERVGLADRADYYPAQLSGGQQQRGAIARALAMDPEVMLFDEPTSALDPELVGDVLKVMRDLAEEGRTMIVVTHEMAFARDVSTQVIYLHQGQVEEAGPPDQVLGNPTSERLKQFLAPKH